A stretch of DNA from Anopheles ziemanni chromosome 3, idAnoZiCoDA_A2_x.2, whole genome shotgun sequence:
ATAATAAGATGATGTCATAATGATTTAGTTCTTTCGATACGTCTCGGTTGCTGATATTTCACATCCGGCGTCTCCACTTGTAAGCGGTAAACGTTAAGTATAGTTGTGTGCAGTTTGGGACTAGAACACACTTGTGATATCGTTTTGGCTCTTCGTTGTAGCAAGTTAGTtaatggtttatttatttttaaagcaaattttTCTTTACTCGCATTCGTTTTAAATCCGTTCGAGAATGCCTCGAGTTGAAGCTCATTGCACGTGATATGAAATATGGTGTACACGATGCCCAGCTCCAGcttcattgaatgtaattagTGATTCAGTATGGGCGATGTGTTTCGTGCTCTTTCAGCAATAGCATCTTGAACTTGAACATCGTTCAGGGCAAATCGGGCGCAGTTTGTTTTAATGTAAGTTCTCCCCTCCATATATTGACCGTGGCATTTCTTTCCCTCTCTATCAGTAGGTTGATGCTCGCACAAGAACGATTCTGCTAGAGTTGGACAGAGTATCGCAGATCAAATCTTCCATTTCGAACCAGTGGGAGTTGGGTGTATATAATGCATCGGAGTAGGTCAGTAGTTTATCAGAAACATTCGTGAAGCGTTCAGTGAAACAGATCTAGCAAATCAAAACCTAAACCTAGCTCAAGATGAAACAGACTACCGCAACTTTCACCGTCGTCGTGACATTCTGCCTGCTCGCCGGAGTCAATGTAAGTTCCTTTGTGTACTCCAGCATGACGAAACCTTCcttctaacaacatccaattcCCAATGTAGGCCTTCACCCTACGCCAGCAAAAGATGGTCAGCATCTTCGCCCTGGAGTGCATGGCCGAGACGGGCATCGATGCGTTGTCGGTGTCGAAGCTGCGCGACGGTGATCTAACCGCCAACGATCGGACGGCGAAATGTTTCATGAAATGTTTCTTCGAGAAGGAAAGCTTCATCGACGCGGAGGGTCAGTTGCAGCTGGATGCCATTGCCGGGGCACTGGAGAAGGATTACGAGCGGGCGCAAATCGACGAAATGCTGGTGAAGTGTGGCGTGCAGAAGGAGGATCCCTGTGAGACTGCATTCCATGCGTACGAGTGCTACCATGACTACTATCAGAACCAATAAGAGAGTgaagaattgattttttacCAAGTGATGAACTCCTCAAAGAATACTTCCATGTGATCAAATCCGTCCAACTATGCTTGcttaaataaatagaaatgcAATACTAGTTACCATCACCTAACATATAATGTTACAAAATGTATGACATAAAAATATGACTTTCCATTAAATTAAACATCATTATACAACAATCCTGAAATCCTTAAAAGTATGCCCTGTAAgtcttaaacaactttttttgGTATGCAGTGTCTCGCTTTGCAACGAGAATAATACATGATATCTCTCTGGTAAAGCCCAAAAACACACGATTATAAATGAATAACATCATTAGCGAGCCGAGTGAACTTCTTTGGCAGCTGGCTGCAGTCAGTGTAGTCGAGTGAGCCAGAAGTCAACCCAAACGGCATTCCATAGTCAGCATATAAGCTCGTTCGTTTATCATCTTTCCTCGGGACCTTTCCCAGGTCGACAACCATGACGTAGAAAGGGcgtcgatggtggtggtgcagtaAACGGTAGCCCTTCTTCAAAACCGAGTTCATACATGGTGCCTCTGATTATGCAGTAGGATTATGAGCTTCCCGGTCGCTTCAGGCTGACATACACTTGTGGGAAAGTGCAGCAGTTGCTAGTTACCCAGGGTGGTGTTAAGAAATGTGCAACCATTGCAGTGAACCATTTATCACCTGAGCCCGCGGACGAATGTGCACCGGCAGCGACCGGCCAGATGCAGATAGTGAACCCTTTCTGTTGCTCCGGAAACGGTATGGAAGCCAGTGGAGCCCAACGAGACGGTTGAAATGAtgcaacaattttgttttccctcgagATAAggagaaacattcaaaaacctTCTTATTTTAATAACGCTGCATGGGAAATAAGAACTGTACTCGAAAAGGAACATTCTGttatggtgtttgtttttctataaTTTCTCAATGGCACACTTTTGTCTCAAACATGACGTAGCTGTTTTTCACgaacaaacataaattttgGCAATTGTTATCTCAAACCATGTAACTTCAAAAAGGCATGTTTCTTTTGAGTTTTCTTTAAAAGAACTATCTGCAAAGTAGCTTAGTTTCATCCTCGATGGTCGACCAGGGCTTCAACTTTATTGTTCCACTGGCGACGAGTTCATTTCTGCAAACTAGAGTACTTTCTGTACGCTGCAATGGAAAAGCCAATGTCATTCTCAAAAAAGAGTCCTTTCCTTTGAAACCAACTTACCTCCACCACTTAGGTCTCAAGCTGCACTATTTGCATTCTGCCGTGCATCGTTGCACATCTTCAAAAGGCTGCCGAAATTGGCTCGAGCGCGGATTGAGGGTTGGCAGAAAACACTTTACCACGACGAAACGATGAAAGGCTGTCTTGCAATACCGAAAAAAATACAGTTCTGTTTGAACCGATTACGAtggaatttattgtttttttgtagaaaggtaaacgaaaaggaaaagtcaTTGAAATAGAGCCGAATGTTGGATAAAGTTTAGTGCAAagataaacatttcaaataaatggattttctttttgaacaCACTTGATGCGTAAAGGTATTTTGGATCATCCAAGAACCTGACAGAACAACTTATTTATGGGTATAAGAGAAAATAATCTGAGAGATTCCTTTATCCCTGCTACATTTGAGGGTAATTTTTATATGTCTTTCTTAGTATCCAACTCCCACTATAGCATTTTGAAAATTCGTCTTCGTCTGTCTAATAGCTATAATTAATGTATAGCGGCTCAAATTTGCCTCCATTAAAGACCACTTAGGCTATCAAGATAGTTCGCAACGTTTGCAGCATCCGATCGCGTACTTTAAATACCCAAAGGATTCGAATGCATCCATTAAAATTTCCCATCTCGCATTCGAACGACTCCGTCAAGTGGTAATAGTCTGTCCATCGGTCAATTCACCAACCTCACGTTTCAGAGACCGACGGTTCCGGTCACCCCTTCGGAAAGCATCAGGTACGGGACAAAGCTGAATAATTAATAATTGGATTTTAACCCTCTCTGAGAAAAGGTCAACCATTACCACCGCACCATCATCGTGGGTGGGGTTGAAACCCCAACCTCAAACCGTGAAAAGAAGAGCACATATGGCCCGACATCTTCCGATGGGAAAAGTCGTGTTCTTCCGGTTCACGCTGGGTTTCCACGCGGAGAGCAAACACCTCGTTCCTCGTCCCTCGTTGGAGCGCTTTTGTAAGAAATGCCGTTGATTGATGGAAGTTCCGAGTACCGATACCACGTGTGCCACCCAAACGCGGGGGACAATGGGATGGTTTTCCATCTTCCATCTCGCACATCGCCGCCCTCCTGCCgacgagggaaaaaccaatCCCACCCAACCGATGGCCTTGGTGGAAAGATAAGAGATGCTTTGTCTGTCACCGTAGCGAAAGGAACCTCGGGCTTCTAACAAGTACTGGTAACAAATGACATGTTTTACCATTCAATGGTGATCCTTGAGCTCCCTTGGATCCGTTTTGCTCACCCCGTACGCATTCGCCCGATGATGTTCTATTGATTCCACCGCTCCACCAGCCACGGAAACCAGCGTCCTTCGTGTACCCTACGGCGTCGGTCCTTGCTAGCTTATTTATGTAACCTATTAAAACCCAACCTAAGGAACCCCAAAGAGAGGAACGATGGCAGCGGATAGGATGAATAAATCCATTTACTCTCGGAGCAATGCAATATTAACATCAATCGCAACAACCGACCCGACACATCGGCACGAGATAACGTGCGTC
This window harbors:
- the LOC131285837 gene encoding general odorant-binding protein 56d-like, whose amino-acid sequence is MKQTTATFTVVVTFCLLAGVNAFTLRQQKMVSIFALECMAETGIDALSVSKLRDGDLTANDRTAKCFMKCFFEKESFIDAEGQLQLDAIAGALEKDYERAQIDEMLVKCGVQKEDPCETAFHAYECYHDYYQNQ